One Chryseobacterium indoltheticum DNA segment encodes these proteins:
- the scpA gene encoding methylmalonyl-CoA mutase, which produces MRREIKNKIPQFNISENQQEIYQFEKDGLELKSKYTAEDVKNKDIADASPGIAPFLRGPYSTMYVQKPWTVRQYAGFSTAEESNAFYRRNLAAGQKGLSVAFDLATHRGYDSDHARVVGDVGKAGVAIDSVEDMKILFNEIPLDEISVSMTMNGAVLPILSFYIVAAEEQGVSQDKLSGTIQNDILKEFMVRNTYIYPPTPSMKIIADIFEYTSRNIPKFNSISISGYHMQEAGATPVLEMAYTLADGLEYVRTGIKAGMNVDDFAPRLSFFWAIGMNHFMEIAKMRAARYIWATLLKQFNPQNPKSLALRTHSQTSGWSLTEQEPFNNITRTSIEALSSALGGTQSLHTNALDEAIALPTDYSAKIARNTQIILQQESGICDVVDPMGGSNLVESLTQQMIEEAMKFIDEVEKEGGMTKAIEAGIPKMRIEEAAAKKQAKIDSSEEFIIGVNSFKSSLKQTPIDILDIDNTEVRRKQIERLDSIKSNRNSEAVEQILNEIRESAKTGNGNLLALCIEAARRRVTLGEMSDAMEESFGRYKANIRTIQGVYAMNAGKNEYFGKALELTQKFEEAEGRRPRIMVAKMGQDGHDRGAKVVATAFADMGFDVDVAPLFQTPEEVAKQAVENDIHILGVSSLAAGHKTLVPQVVEELKKLGAEDITIVVGGVIPQQDYEFLYANGADFIFGPGTNLPKCAVDILNKFLNITI; this is translated from the coding sequence ATGAGAAGGGAAATAAAGAATAAAATTCCTCAATTTAATATATCTGAAAATCAGCAGGAAATCTACCAATTTGAAAAGGATGGACTTGAGCTGAAATCAAAATACACTGCGGAAGATGTAAAAAATAAAGATATCGCTGATGCCTCTCCGGGAATTGCACCTTTTCTAAGAGGTCCTTATTCTACAATGTATGTCCAAAAACCTTGGACCGTTCGTCAATATGCGGGATTTTCTACAGCTGAAGAATCGAATGCGTTTTACAGAAGAAATTTAGCAGCCGGACAAAAAGGACTTTCCGTTGCCTTCGATTTGGCGACACACAGAGGGTACGATTCCGATCACGCAAGAGTTGTTGGAGACGTTGGTAAAGCCGGTGTTGCGATTGATTCTGTTGAGGATATGAAAATTTTATTCAACGAAATTCCTTTAGATGAAATATCGGTTTCCATGACGATGAATGGGGCGGTTTTGCCGATTCTTTCGTTCTATATTGTAGCGGCAGAAGAGCAGGGTGTTTCTCAGGATAAGCTTTCAGGAACCATTCAGAATGATATTTTGAAAGAATTTATGGTGCGTAATACGTACATTTACCCACCAACACCGTCCATGAAAATCATTGCTGATATTTTTGAATACACTTCGAGAAATATCCCCAAATTTAACTCGATTTCGATTTCCGGATATCACATGCAGGAAGCCGGTGCAACCCCTGTTTTGGAAATGGCTTATACTTTAGCTGATGGTTTAGAATATGTAAGAACCGGAATTAAAGCAGGAATGAATGTGGATGATTTCGCACCAAGATTATCATTTTTCTGGGCTATCGGGATGAATCATTTCATGGAAATTGCTAAAATGCGTGCGGCGAGATATATTTGGGCAACGCTTTTAAAGCAGTTTAATCCTCAAAACCCTAAATCTTTAGCTTTAAGAACCCATTCACAAACTTCGGGTTGGTCTTTAACAGAGCAAGAACCATTTAATAATATTACGAGAACATCAATTGAAGCCCTATCTTCAGCTTTAGGCGGAACCCAGTCTCTTCATACAAACGCTTTGGATGAAGCGATTGCTTTACCTACTGATTATTCGGCAAAAATTGCAAGAAATACCCAAATTATTCTTCAGCAGGAAAGTGGAATCTGCGATGTGGTAGATCCGATGGGCGGAAGTAATCTGGTTGAAAGTCTTACGCAGCAAATGATCGAAGAAGCGATGAAATTCATCGATGAGGTAGAAAAAGAAGGCGGAATGACGAAAGCCATAGAAGCAGGAATTCCAAAAATGAGAATTGAAGAAGCTGCCGCAAAAAAACAAGCTAAAATTGACAGCAGTGAAGAATTTATCATTGGTGTCAATTCATTTAAATCCAGCTTAAAGCAAACACCAATCGATATTTTAGATATTGATAATACTGAAGTTCGTAGAAAGCAGATTGAAAGATTAGATTCAATTAAATCAAACAGAAACAGCGAAGCTGTTGAGCAGATTTTAAATGAAATCCGAGAATCTGCGAAAACAGGAAACGGAAATCTTTTGGCATTATGCATCGAAGCGGCAAGAAGGAGAGTGACTTTAGGAGAGATGAGTGATGCAATGGAAGAAAGTTTCGGACGTTACAAAGCCAATATCAGAACGATACAAGGAGTTTACGCTATGAATGCAGGTAAAAATGAATACTTTGGAAAAGCTCTTGAGCTTACCCAAAAATTTGAAGAAGCAGAAGGTCGTCGCCCAAGAATTATGGTGGCAAAAATGGGGCAGGATGGTCATGACCGTGGTGCAAAAGTGGTAGCAACTGCCTTTGCAGATATGGGATTTGACGTCGATGTTGCGCCGTTATTCCAGACTCCGGAAGAGGTTGCAAAGCAGGCGGTTGAGAACGATATTCATATTTTGGGTGTTTCAAGTTTGGCGGCTGGTCATAAGACTTTGGTTCCGCAGGTTGTTGAAGAGTTAAAGAAATTGGGTGCCGAAGATATTACAATTGTTGTGGGAGGAGTAATTCCGCAACAGGATTACGAATTTTTGTATGCAAACGGAGCTGATTTCATTTTCGGTCCTGGAACAAATCTTCCTAAATGTGCGGTTGATATTTTGAATAAATTTCTAAATATCACAATTTAA
- a CDS encoding DUF4251 domain-containing protein encodes MKNYLKIISLFAFIFLFQNCVSQKVDPQIVNNLVSTDEFTFHAEKANPMNYDVINVVNSIPNAAQLRTFQISGDNYGIEIKKGVMEVTLPYFGRAFTSSYGNSDNSYRFTSKDYAVTKTQSKKGNWVYKIKPNDVKNVSDINIEIFKNGRASTSIRSNDRQPISYDGYISKNEETKEKEKL; translated from the coding sequence ATGAAAAATTATCTAAAAATAATATCTCTTTTTGCTTTCATATTTCTATTTCAGAATTGTGTTTCGCAAAAGGTTGATCCACAAATAGTAAACAATTTGGTAAGTACTGATGAATTTACTTTTCATGCTGAGAAAGCAAATCCTATGAATTATGATGTGATCAATGTTGTAAATTCAATTCCAAATGCAGCTCAACTGCGTACATTTCAGATTTCAGGAGATAATTATGGTATTGAGATAAAAAAAGGTGTGATGGAAGTTACACTTCCTTATTTTGGCAGAGCTTTTACTTCCAGCTATGGGAATTCTGATAACAGCTATAGATTTACCTCAAAAGATTACGCAGTCACAAAAACTCAGAGTAAAAAAGGAAATTGGGTGTACAAAATCAAACCCAATGATGTGAAGAATGTTTCTGACATTAATATTGAAATCTTTAAGAATGGAAGAGCATCTACATCAATAAGAAGTAACGACAGACAGCCGATTTCTTACGATGGATATATTTCTAAAAATGAAGAAACAAAAGAAAAAGAAAAACTTTAG
- a CDS encoding RtcB family protein, which translates to MGNLKLKGKDILKLGYPNNQSVNIALEVMKRNFATKNIHHVKSLLKEILVNPENFEKDLTFGQIAEALLSSKKTEKRMLNTNRTSFQIFGNNISDEAKNQLYTALKLPIATQGALMPDAHSGYGLPIGGVLAVENAVIPYGVGMDIGCRMSLSILDTPISYLNGARDKYEKALAEHTKFGMYETHKSHVDHEIFDRDTFDLIPILRRLKGKAIKQMGSSGGGNHFVEFGEVEITEEDEQINLPKGKYLGILSHSGSRGLGAEIAQYYSRVATEQCPLPKEAQNFAWLDLNTHLGLEYWTAMNLAGDYASACHDDIHRRLVKAVGGRVKAKIENHHNFAWKEIHNGKEMIVHRKGATPANENELGMIPGSMTAKGFIVRGKGNPDSLNSASHGAGRAFSRGECRNLFTQNDIKKELKLKNVTLMGGNAEEAPMAYKDINEVMNAQSELVDILGTFQPRIVRMDK; encoded by the coding sequence ATGGGAAATTTAAAACTTAAAGGAAAAGATATATTAAAATTAGGCTATCCAAATAATCAAAGCGTAAACATCGCTTTGGAAGTCATGAAAAGAAATTTTGCCACGAAAAATATTCATCATGTAAAATCTCTTTTAAAGGAAATTCTGGTCAATCCGGAAAATTTTGAGAAAGATTTAACCTTCGGACAAATCGCAGAAGCCTTGCTTTCATCCAAGAAAACAGAAAAAAGAATGCTCAACACAAACCGAACTTCTTTTCAGATTTTCGGAAATAATATTTCGGATGAAGCAAAGAATCAATTGTACACCGCATTGAAACTTCCAATTGCAACGCAAGGAGCTTTGATGCCTGATGCACACAGTGGTTACGGGCTTCCGATTGGTGGAGTTCTCGCCGTAGAAAATGCTGTAATTCCTTACGGAGTCGGCATGGATATCGGCTGTAGAATGTCGCTCAGTATTTTGGATACGCCGATTTCATATCTGAACGGAGCTAGAGATAAATATGAAAAAGCGCTTGCCGAGCATACCAAATTCGGGATGTATGAAACGCATAAATCTCACGTCGATCACGAAATTTTCGACAGAGACACATTCGACTTAATTCCGATTTTGAGACGATTAAAAGGAAAAGCCATCAAACAAATGGGAAGTTCCGGCGGCGGAAATCATTTTGTGGAGTTCGGGGAAGTTGAAATTACGGAAGAAGACGAACAGATCAACCTTCCAAAAGGAAAATACCTCGGAATTCTTTCACACAGCGGTTCGCGTGGTTTGGGAGCAGAAATCGCTCAGTATTATTCGAGAGTTGCGACAGAGCAATGTCCTTTGCCAAAAGAAGCCCAAAACTTCGCCTGGCTAGATTTGAATACGCATCTCGGCTTAGAATACTGGACAGCGATGAATCTTGCAGGAGATTACGCTTCGGCTTGTCACGACGACATTCACCGAAGATTGGTAAAAGCAGTTGGCGGAAGAGTGAAAGCTAAAATCGAAAACCATCACAATTTCGCCTGGAAAGAAATCCATAACGGAAAAGAAATGATTGTTCACAGAAAAGGCGCAACTCCGGCAAATGAAAATGAATTGGGAATGATTCCCGGATCGATGACTGCAAAAGGTTTTATTGTTCGCGGAAAAGGAAATCCGGATTCATTGAACTCAGCTTCACACGGAGCAGGACGAGCTTTTTCAAGAGGAGAATGCAGAAATCTTTTCACTCAAAATGACATTAAGAAAGAATTAAAACTCAAAAATGTCACTTTGATGGGCGGAAATGCCGAAGAAGCACCAATGGCGTACAAAGACATCAACGAAGTCATGAATGCGCAAAGCGAATTGGTAGATATTCTTGGAACTTTCCAGCCTAGAATTGTGAGGATGGATAAGTAA
- the meaB gene encoding methylmalonyl Co-A mutase-associated GTPase MeaB: MKISTEDFIDGIKSGNKRLIAKAITLVESNKPEHRSQAEELLKKILPLTGKSIRVGITGVPGAGKSTFIENFGRLAIANNKKVAVLAIDPSSAINKGSILGDKTRMEELAKEENAFIRPSPSSGFLGGVANTTFETMMICEAAGYDYILIETVGVGQSEVLVSDITDVFLFLKIIGGGDELQGIKRGIMEMVDIIFINKVEESNLQKAKNTKLELKRALDFLPSKEKDWKVPVLLGSALQNEGLKEVYQKIEDFISLKKNTARFDKVRTMQSEKRFEYWVQEYILSMMKKNDSVEEAYIQHKKNASDLISNPSTEAKLFVEKFLRDSKSEIRDSENI, translated from the coding sequence ATGAAAATTTCAACAGAAGACTTTATCGATGGCATTAAATCAGGCAATAAACGTTTGATTGCAAAAGCCATTACTCTAGTTGAAAGTAATAAGCCTGAACATAGAAGTCAGGCTGAAGAACTTTTAAAAAAGATACTTCCATTAACAGGAAAATCGATTCGTGTAGGGATTACAGGAGTTCCGGGAGCTGGAAAATCTACTTTTATAGAAAACTTTGGCAGGCTAGCGATCGCAAATAATAAAAAAGTTGCGGTTTTAGCCATTGATCCCAGTTCAGCGATTAATAAAGGCAGTATTCTAGGAGACAAAACCAGAATGGAAGAATTGGCAAAAGAAGAAAATGCATTCATTCGTCCTTCACCAAGTTCGGGATTTTTGGGAGGCGTTGCCAATACTACTTTTGAAACGATGATGATTTGCGAAGCTGCAGGTTACGATTATATTTTAATTGAAACCGTTGGAGTAGGGCAGTCTGAAGTTTTGGTTTCAGATATTACCGATGTTTTTTTATTCTTAAAAATTATTGGTGGCGGAGATGAACTTCAGGGAATCAAGCGCGGAATCATGGAAATGGTGGATATTATTTTTATTAATAAAGTAGAAGAAAGCAATCTGCAGAAAGCTAAAAATACCAAACTCGAACTGAAACGTGCATTAGATTTTCTTCCTTCCAAAGAAAAAGACTGGAAAGTGCCTGTTTTACTAGGTTCCGCTTTACAAAATGAAGGGCTAAAGGAGGTTTATCAGAAAATCGAAGATTTTATTTCATTAAAAAAGAATACCGCTCGTTTTGATAAAGTACGGACAATGCAATCTGAAAAACGTTTTGAATATTGGGTTCAGGAATATATTTTAAGCATGATGAAAAAAAATGATTCTGTGGAGGAAGCTTATATTCAACACAAAAAAAATGCTTCAGACCTGATTTCTAATCCAAGTACCGAAGCAAAATTATTTGTAGAGAAATTTTTAAGAGATTCGAAATCTGAGATTCGAGATTCTGAGAATATTTAA
- a CDS encoding IS110 family RNA-guided transposase, whose protein sequence is MSKISKKVIGVDVGAKFLTVSFNDFENRDQVFNIENTQRSILSFLKKLRIEDYCFVIEATGNYSSRILHLSLVQGFESSLINCMSVKHFARMKNIISKTDAEDAKLIRLYGEMFKPDIYTSKSVDIEHLDQELKLLNDLEEEKRRYGVKLKSLRYNAQINPNTEKHYERRLQQLEKEIKEVISRLPGLQDEEFKETKALLQSVSGIGEKTSLQLMTATSGFKNFNSAKSLSKYFGLAPRIYQSGKKSYSPGKCRTSKNHIRGLLYVCSWTAIKHNKQCKEFYERLLSQGKPKKLALIAVCNKLLRICFGVVKNKINYQPDYQKNFKILT, encoded by the coding sequence ATGTCAAAAATATCAAAAAAAGTAATTGGAGTAGATGTCGGAGCGAAGTTTTTAACAGTAAGCTTTAATGATTTTGAAAACAGAGATCAGGTTTTTAATATAGAAAATACCCAGCGCTCTATTTTGTCATTTCTAAAGAAACTGCGGATAGAAGATTATTGTTTTGTCATTGAGGCCACAGGAAATTACAGCAGTCGTATTTTACATTTATCCTTAGTTCAGGGCTTTGAATCAAGTCTGATAAACTGTATGTCTGTTAAGCATTTTGCAAGGATGAAAAACATCATCAGCAAGACAGATGCTGAAGATGCCAAGCTGATCAGGCTTTACGGAGAGATGTTTAAACCTGATATTTATACTTCTAAAAGTGTTGATATTGAACATCTTGATCAGGAACTAAAGCTTCTCAATGATTTGGAGGAAGAAAAAAGGAGATATGGAGTGAAGTTAAAATCTCTTCGCTATAATGCTCAGATTAATCCAAACACAGAAAAACATTATGAAAGAAGATTACAACAATTAGAAAAAGAGATTAAAGAAGTTATAAGCCGTCTCCCTGGGCTCCAGGATGAAGAGTTTAAGGAAACAAAAGCATTACTACAAAGTGTATCTGGCATTGGTGAAAAGACATCTCTTCAACTGATGACGGCTACTTCAGGATTTAAAAACTTTAATTCAGCAAAATCATTATCTAAATATTTTGGCTTGGCACCCCGTATTTATCAATCGGGAAAGAAATCATATTCCCCGGGAAAATGCAGAACCTCAAAGAATCATATCAGGGGCTTGTTATATGTTTGTTCGTGGACGGCAATTAAGCATAACAAACAATGTAAAGAGTTTTATGAAAGACTTCTTTCTCAGGGGAAACCTAAAAAATTAGCTTTAATTGCAGTATGTAACAAGCTACTGAGAATATGTTTTGGAGTGGTAAAAAATAAAATCAATTATCAACCAGATTATCAAAAAAACTTTAAAATTTTAACCTGA
- a CDS encoding cytochrome C, which produces MKKLVLSMILGSAFMVSCGPKSTAVTGPKFTTAEHLAQGKTVFENSCNRCHALPNPEKHDDQGWIKTLSRMAPKAKLNDEQHQMVYDYLISVNKK; this is translated from the coding sequence ATGAAAAAATTAGTATTAAGTATGATTTTAGGATCTGCTTTTATGGTTTCATGTGGACCAAAAAGTACAGCAGTAACCGGTCCTAAATTTACCACAGCAGAACATTTAGCACAAGGGAAAACAGTTTTTGAAAACTCTTGCAACAGATGTCATGCGCTTCCAAATCCGGAAAAACATGACGACCAAGGCTGGATTAAAACCTTAAGTAGAATGGCGCCAAAAGCAAAGTTGAACGATGAACAACATCAAATGGTGTATGATTATTTGATTTCTGTAAATAAAAAATAG
- a CDS encoding c-type cytochrome, giving the protein MKSLFAAATFTLVLLASCTPKATPVAQAPKSATSTAEQLAQGKTIFETACKRCHDLPEPTKFTSVQWVGIMNSMAPKAKLTDEQHQWVYDYVVSVKK; this is encoded by the coding sequence ATGAAAAGTCTATTTGCAGCAGCAACATTTACCCTTGTCTTATTAGCATCTTGTACGCCGAAAGCAACACCCGTAGCACAAGCTCCAAAATCAGCAACCAGTACGGCAGAACAACTAGCACAGGGAAAAACAATCTTCGAAACTGCATGCAAAAGATGTCACGATTTGCCAGAACCCACCAAATTTACTTCTGTGCAATGGGTAGGAATTATGAATTCTATGGCACCCAAAGCAAAACTAACCGACGAACAACATCAGTGGGTTTATGATTATGTGGTGTCTGTTAAAAAATAA
- a CDS encoding nucleotidyltransferase domain-containing protein yields MGAPHNIKRYGEVWPEFRIQYGLEILEKLKNKVILSGGWAWHFMSEIGHTEYKHAHDHKDIDIFVNKENVAEVVMILQQEGFQKIWTRYDHLPSEENFRRYEKTIEMENEKFHRITIDFFERNDLETVETNGFMVVKPDVLLSFYRNIHSSDKCWAVMAAKDLLEKGIDPVGHPRLSEIPK; encoded by the coding sequence ATGGGAGCGCCACATAATATAAAAAGATACGGTGAGGTCTGGCCGGAATTTAGAATTCAATACGGACTGGAAATTTTAGAGAAATTAAAAAACAAAGTCATTTTATCAGGAGGTTGGGCATGGCATTTTATGTCTGAAATAGGACACACAGAATATAAGCACGCTCACGACCATAAGGATATTGATATTTTTGTAAATAAGGAAAACGTAGCAGAGGTCGTTATGATTCTTCAGCAGGAAGGTTTTCAGAAAATCTGGACTCGTTATGATCATTTGCCAAGCGAAGAAAACTTCCGCAGGTACGAGAAAACAATCGAAATGGAAAATGAAAAATTCCACAGGATAACCATTGATTTCTTTGAAAGAAATGATTTGGAAACTGTAGAAACCAACGGATTTATGGTGGTGAAACCTGATGTTTTACTTTCATTTTACAGAAATATTCATTCCAGCGATAAATGTTGGGCGGTAATGGCTGCAAAAGATTTATTGGAAAAAGGAATTGATCCTGTCGGTCATCCAAGATTAAGTGAAATACCAAAATAA
- the prfH gene encoding peptide chain release factor H yields the protein MDKLIQITSGRGPLECQWIVAKVLKVFLEEAKNNNIDYEIIHRENGDENLTLKSVTLFLKSKNVNEFLKTWLGSICWIGKSTFRKLHKRSNWFIGVFELEGLKKINFNEKDIQFQTTRSQGSGGQNVNKVNTAVRATHIQTGKSVFVQDSRSQLENKKLSIERLKEKVLEQNIIQLQKQMQETWNNHLQVQRGNAVRTFSGTDFKKNYQEKSFRKQRNTLKNELKKYKNDLN from the coding sequence ATGGACAAATTAATACAAATAACCTCAGGAAGAGGACCTTTAGAATGCCAATGGATAGTTGCCAAAGTTCTGAAGGTTTTCCTTGAGGAAGCAAAAAATAATAATATAGATTACGAAATCATACACCGCGAAAATGGTGATGAAAATCTTACATTGAAATCTGTAACCCTATTTTTAAAATCAAAAAATGTAAATGAATTTTTAAAAACTTGGTTAGGAAGTATTTGTTGGATAGGGAAAAGTACATTCCGAAAACTGCATAAAAGAAGCAATTGGTTTATTGGGGTTTTTGAACTGGAAGGATTGAAGAAAATTAATTTCAACGAAAAAGATATTCAGTTTCAGACGACGAGAAGCCAGGGAAGTGGCGGACAAAACGTGAATAAAGTAAATACTGCTGTTCGTGCGACTCATATTCAGACCGGAAAAAGTGTTTTTGTGCAGGATTCTCGTTCGCAATTGGAGAATAAAAAACTTTCTATTGAAAGACTGAAAGAAAAAGTATTGGAGCAGAATATTATTCAGCTTCAAAAGCAAATGCAGGAAACATGGAACAATCATTTGCAGGTGCAGAGAGGAAACGCTGTCCGTACTTTTTCGGGAACAGATTTTAAAAAGAATTATCAGGAAAAATCTTTCAGAAAACAAAGAAATACCCTGAAAAACGAATTAAAAAAATATAAAAATGACCTTAACTAA
- a CDS encoding enolase C-terminal domain-like protein, whose amino-acid sequence MKIKFTLKKLHLKETFSIAYGNYDHRNALLVELSHQKCKGYGECVAIDYYQINLSDFVLKLKEIQREIEGHNIIHPKDFFAFLVGLNLHPFLLSALDCAYWDLFGKLENKSFIELNKIPSNDLVESSITISVASIEEQIKKIRQSEWNKFKVKCKGLDKMQVEKLLQLNKNIALDSNASFTDEDCSWLQKNNEIQKFSYLEQPRPINNYKVLQKEGFANWMADEDCQDIDSLEELIPYYKSINIKLMKCGGLTPALEMIKKARELNYKIMIGCMTESTVGISAGCLLAGLGDYADLDGATLISNDYATGNFVENGKITLSGKPGLGIDLK is encoded by the coding sequence ATGAAAATAAAGTTTACACTTAAAAAGCTTCACCTAAAAGAAACATTCTCCATTGCTTACGGGAACTATGATCATCGCAATGCATTGCTCGTTGAACTATCTCATCAAAAATGTAAAGGCTATGGCGAGTGTGTGGCGATTGATTATTATCAGATTAACCTTAGTGATTTTGTTTTAAAATTAAAAGAAATTCAGCGTGAAATTGAGGGTCATAATATCATTCATCCCAAAGATTTTTTTGCTTTTTTAGTGGGTTTAAATCTACATCCGTTTTTACTTTCTGCTTTGGATTGTGCGTATTGGGATCTGTTCGGAAAGTTGGAGAATAAAAGTTTTATTGAATTAAATAAAATTCCTTCTAATGATTTGGTTGAAAGCTCGATCACAATTTCTGTAGCATCCATTGAAGAACAGATAAAAAAAATTCGTCAAAGTGAATGGAATAAGTTTAAAGTGAAATGTAAAGGATTGGACAAAATGCAGGTTGAGAAACTGTTACAATTAAATAAAAATATCGCATTAGATTCCAATGCAAGCTTCACCGATGAAGATTGTAGTTGGCTTCAGAAAAATAATGAAATTCAGAAATTCTCCTATCTGGAACAGCCTCGCCCGATCAACAATTATAAAGTTTTACAAAAAGAAGGCTTTGCAAATTGGATGGCAGATGAAGATTGTCAAGATATCGATTCACTTGAGGAACTCATTCCATATTATAAAAGTATCAACATTAAGCTGATGAAATGTGGAGGATTGACTCCCGCTTTAGAAATGATAAAAAAAGCAAGAGAATTAAACTATAAAATTATGATCGGCTGCATGACAGAATCCACAGTTGGAATTTCGGCAGGATGCCTTTTAGCAGGTCTTGGAGACTATGCCGATTTAGACGGAGCAACACTTATTTCCAATGATTATGCAACCGGGAATTTTGTGGAAAATGGTAAAATTACTCTATCCGGAAAACCAGGCTTGGGAATTGATTTAAAGTGA
- a CDS encoding tetratricopeptide repeat protein, with translation MTLTKSKYYFEALDNYPYSLPDCLEALNYALSYDPEDADSLCLMGRIYSEMLIDYEKAKLYFEEAMQCDVTNLNTPKYYIKCLLDNEDLQEAEMLITYSLKIKGIDKATIWFYRSLLSEKRGSFPNALKFLTEAEKYCFSSHSLDVVKDRKKFIKSKMPKKKSKNKKETK, from the coding sequence ATGACCTTAACTAAAAGTAAATATTACTTCGAGGCTTTAGATAATTATCCTTATAGCTTGCCGGATTGTCTGGAAGCGTTGAATTATGCATTGTCGTACGATCCTGAAGATGCAGATTCTCTCTGTTTAATGGGAAGAATCTACAGCGAAATGCTCATCGATTACGAAAAAGCAAAACTCTATTTTGAAGAGGCAATGCAATGTGATGTGACGAATCTCAATACGCCCAAATATTACATCAAATGTCTTCTGGATAATGAAGATTTGCAGGAAGCTGAAATGCTGATTACCTATTCTTTAAAAATAAAAGGAATTGATAAAGCGACTATCTGGTTTTACAGATCCCTGCTTTCTGAGAAGAGAGGAAGTTTTCCCAATGCTTTAAAGTTCTTAACTGAAGCAGAAAAGTATTGTTTTTCATCGCATAGTTTGGATGTTGTAAAAGATCGCAAGAAATTTATAAAATCTAAAATGCCCAAGAAAAAATCTAAAAACAAGAAGGAGACGAAATAA
- a CDS encoding M48 family metallopeptidase, with translation MKITHLLGIGAAAFAVAACTTNPMTGRKSLQIGTLNPQITSTAVQQYQQTLKESKVVTGSQAQMVKRVGGKIKTAAEKYYASIGRSADLSGYQWEFNLLQDNQVNAWCMPGGKVAVYTGILPITKDETGLAVVMGHEVSHALAGHGNERISQAMVAQYGGALLGSTISNAQWSSVFQQVYPVGSQVALLKYGRTQESEADEMGLNLMAIAGYDPRQAIPFWQRMEASSSGARQPEFLSTHPSPGTRVGDIQKDLPKALEYYKSAGGKI, from the coding sequence ATGAAAATTACTCATCTATTAGGTATTGGAGCAGCGGCTTTTGCAGTTGCAGCGTGTACAACAAACCCGATGACAGGAAGAAAATCTTTGCAAATAGGAACACTTAATCCTCAAATAACGTCAACAGCTGTTCAGCAGTATCAACAAACTCTGAAAGAATCGAAAGTTGTGACAGGATCTCAGGCTCAAATGGTAAAAAGAGTTGGAGGTAAAATAAAAACAGCAGCCGAAAAATATTACGCAAGTATTGGCAGAAGTGCAGATTTGTCAGGTTATCAATGGGAATTTAATCTTCTTCAGGATAATCAAGTGAATGCATGGTGTATGCCTGGTGGGAAAGTAGCTGTTTATACCGGTATTCTGCCGATTACTAAAGATGAAACTGGTCTTGCAGTGGTAATGGGCCACGAGGTTTCTCATGCTTTGGCAGGTCACGGAAACGAAAGAATTTCACAGGCTATGGTTGCACAATATGGAGGTGCTCTATTAGGAAGTACAATTTCAAATGCACAATGGTCGAGTGTTTTTCAACAAGTGTATCCTGTTGGGTCTCAAGTCGCTCTTTTAAAGTACGGAAGAACGCAGGAATCTGAAGCAGACGAAATGGGATTAAATTTGATGGCAATTGCAGGATACGATCCACGTCAGGCGATTCCGTTTTGGCAGAGAATGGAAGCGTCATCTTCAGGAGCAAGACAACCGGAATTTTTATCAACTCACCCAAGTCCGGGAACCAGAGTTGGAGATATTCAGAAAGATTTACCTAAAGCGTTGGAATACTACAAATCTGC